In the Chroococcidiopsis sp. SAG 2025 genome, one interval contains:
- a CDS encoding NAD(P)-dependent oxidoreductase, whose product MKVGFLGTGLMGLPMAQRLLAANIELVAYNRTPEKLAPLKSAGVAIATRPDEVLAACECIILMLTDAHAIRDVLLSPASQQHLSGRTIIQMGTITPTDSKEIQQEVTAAGGDYLEAPVLGSIPEAKAGKLIVMVGSSPALFQRWLNLLQNFGSEPLHIGAVGSAAAVKLALNQLIASLTSAFALSLSLIERQGIDVEIFMRILRQSALYAPTFDKKLQRMLDRNYDNPNFPTKHLLKDTNLFISEARSLGLSINHLEGVRQILEIAIKRGLADTDYSALYSAIATSDNS is encoded by the coding sequence GTGAAGGTAGGATTTCTCGGCACTGGGTTGATGGGACTGCCGATGGCACAAAGGTTGTTAGCTGCCAACATAGAGCTAGTTGCCTACAATCGTACCCCAGAAAAATTAGCTCCGCTCAAATCGGCTGGCGTGGCGATCGCAACTCGTCCAGATGAGGTTTTAGCTGCCTGCGAGTGTATTATTTTGATGCTGACCGACGCTCATGCTATTCGAGATGTTTTATTATCTCCAGCCTCCCAACAACACTTATCGGGACGCACCATCATCCAAATGGGAACTATTACTCCCACCGATAGCAAAGAAATTCAGCAAGAAGTCACTGCTGCTGGAGGCGATTACCTTGAAGCACCCGTACTAGGAAGTATTCCCGAAGCAAAAGCTGGAAAATTAATTGTGATGGTAGGGAGTTCGCCAGCACTGTTTCAGCGATGGTTAAATTTGCTACAAAACTTCGGTTCCGAACCGTTGCATATCGGTGCTGTCGGGAGTGCGGCGGCTGTGAAACTAGCACTCAATCAACTCATAGCCTCTCTCACCAGTGCTTTCGCCCTGAGTTTAAGTTTAATCGAGCGTCAGGGAATTGATGTGGAAATTTTCATGCGAATCCTTCGTCAAAGCGCCCTTTACGCCCCCACATTTGATAAAAAGCTACAGCGAATGCTCGATCGCAATTACGACAATCCCAATTTTCCCACCAAGCATTTACTCAAAGATACCAATTTATTTATTTCCGAAGCGCGATCGCTAGGACTCAGTATCAATCATTTAGAAGGAGTCCGGCAAATTTTAGAAATTGCCATCAAGCGAGGCTTAGCTGATACAGACTATTCTGCCTTATACTCTGCGATCGCGACTTCAGATAATTCTTGA
- a CDS encoding DUF6152 family protein, which yields MLRTKMMRMIVTACCVAIFMATWTSTAMAHHGWSEYDNSKTLNLSGKIQAIGYDNPHVVLQLQTKEQVWEAVLAPPSRLQNRGLPLKKLQVGETVNVVGYPHRSEKNEMRAEQIIVDEKTIPLR from the coding sequence ATGCTGAGAACGAAAATGATGCGGATGATAGTCACAGCTTGTTGTGTAGCAATCTTCATGGCTACTTGGACAAGCACGGCAATGGCACACCACGGATGGAGCGAATACGATAATAGCAAAACGCTCAACCTCTCAGGAAAAATTCAAGCAATAGGCTACGATAACCCACACGTTGTCTTACAATTGCAAACCAAAGAGCAAGTATGGGAAGCCGTCCTCGCGCCACCTTCGCGACTGCAAAACCGAGGACTACCACTAAAGAAATTGCAGGTTGGGGAAACGGTTAATGTCGTAGGCTATCCTCACCGTAGCGAGAAAAATGAGATGCGAGCAGAGCAAATTATAGTCGATGAAAAAACTATACCGCTACGCTAG